A window of the Clupea harengus unplaced genomic scaffold, Ch_v2.0.2, whole genome shotgun sequence genome harbors these coding sequences:
- the LOC122131184 gene encoding uncharacterized protein LOC122131184, with amino-acid sequence MLLRVVLAPDDIRRLLIEEIPETLEGFKLILRTKLNLGYEFVIQYEDPDFQNELINLNCPTELPKDKATLKIIQKMPPDQHLVTVSDSSTLDTASLSSASSSTETSPPDMMKNWSEPFSIPTFSYDVELKLKRGNEAYAKDGSRIEVLKGLKSEILDRLVGEMFRIDAYPSQVQIEEVAKALVEKHPCLREVGSTDGWYCWKYSLNFKMGQLSCW; translated from the exons ATGTTGCTCAGAgttgttttggcaccagatgacATCAGGAGGCTGTTGATAGAAGAAATCCCAGAGACTCTGGAGGGCTTCAAGTTGATTCTGAGGACTAAGCTAAATCTGGGTTATGAGTTTGTAATACAGTATGAAGATCCGGACTTCCAGAATGAGTTGATAAACCTCAACTGTCCCACAGAATTGCCCAAGGATAAAGCAACCCTCAAAATAATCCAGAAGATGCCACCTGACCAACACTTGGTGACAGTTAGTGACAGCAGTACCCTTGACACTGCCAGCCTGTCATCTGCTTCATCATCTACAGAAACCAGCCCACCTGATATGATGAAGAACTGGTCTGAGCCCTTTAGCATTCCAACTTTCTCTTATGATGTGGAACTGAAGCTGAAGAGAGGAAATGAAGCATATGCCAAAGATGGTTCCCGGATAGAGGTCCTCAAGGGCCTCAAGAGTGAAATCTTGGACAGACTTGTTGGAGAGATGTTCAGAATCGATGCATATCCATCACAGGTACAAATTGAAGAAGTTGCCAAAGCATTGGTAGAAAAGCATCCCTGTTTAAGAGAGGTAGGGTCCACAGATGGCTGGTACTGCTGGAAGTACAGTTTGAATTTTAAAATGGGCCAATTATCG TGTTGGTGA
- the LOC122131185 gene encoding uncharacterized protein LOC122131185, which translates to MFEDGKTKRKIKKPRRSETNFLPDIPDEDTFTSLEEDRKTLLMEFKKVNPNNKIIDAAMANTYALRRKEIVDDEPLVSMVKSRWPALFSERQILAEFSRLMSTDLLSSFFGGLDEYLPRFLDLFRKKDHIAELQDIVRWLDAHDSNQNKRTAVLLGMPHFLREEPSSFLKTCEPTDPVEDTLKGTSVGILIVSEEIGRYVVPIETNDICLVLEEQLAVMNISDIPKAFGLMMGLMYALNVDYPKHLKYTFEVMQKLFLNVGGCSCSSRVNGLRNRLLYIKL; encoded by the exons ATGTTTGAAGATGGGAAAACTAAGCGGAAGATCAAGAAGCCAAGGCGATCTGAAACCAACTTCCTTCCAGATATACCTGATGAAGACACCTTTACTTCCCTTgaagaggacaggaagacactTCTGATGGAATTTAAAAAGGTGAATCCCAACAACAAGATAATTGATGCAGCCATGGCAAACACTTATGCTTTGAGAAGAAAGGAGATCGTTGATGATGAGCCTCTTGTGAGTATGGTCAAATCCAGATGGCCTGCACTGTTCTCGGAGAGACAG ATCCTTGCGGAATTCAGCCGTCTGATGTCTACTGATCTCCTGAGCTCCTTCTTTGGTGGACTTGATGAATATCTGCCCAGGTTTCTTGACCTTTTCAGAAAAAAGGATCACATTGCAGAGCTCCAAGACATTGTTAGATGGCTGGACGCTCAT GATTCCAATCAGAATAAGCGAACAGCAGTCTTACTTGGCATGCCGCATTTCCTTCGTGAAGAGCCCTCAAGCTTTCTTAAGACCTGTGAG cCAACTGATCCAGTTGAAGATACCTTGAAAGGAACCAGTGTCGGGATCCTGATTGTGTCTGAAGAGATCGGCAGATATGTGGTCCCAATCGAGACCAATGACATTTGTCTCGTCTTGGAGGAACAGctggctgtcatgaatatttctgATATTCCCAAGGCATTCGGACTAATGATGGGTCTGATGTATGCGCTCAATGTTGACTACCCAAAGCATCTCAAATATACGTTTGAAGTAATGCAAAAGCTTTTCTTGAATGTCGGAGGGTGTAGCTGCTCTTCACGTGTTAATGGTCTCCGTAACAGGCTGCTTTACATAAAGTTGTAG